A window from Roseburia sp. 499 encodes these proteins:
- a CDS encoding DUF4313 domain-containing protein: MDNEKKQVTYNSSITGETQVTFDIQQYMNNSAMFIGLMCNEDGYEEPFGDVTVNLSVAAPNYCGYLNVNDMPDIEKFITDNDIGEFTGFTQRSGFCEYPLYLFNVDKLRELCPDGMDKYEANIGMTRKPETKDLSR; this comes from the coding sequence ATGGATAATGAAAAGAAACAGGTTACTTATAATTCAAGCATAACCGGAGAAACGCAGGTGACATTTGATATCCAGCAGTATATGAATAACAGTGCAATGTTTATTGGTCTTATGTGTAATGAAGATGGATATGAGGAGCCTTTTGGGGATGTGACTGTGAATTTGTCGGTTGCAGCACCAAATTACTGCGGATATCTGAATGTGAATGACATGCCGGATATTGAAAAGTTTATTACAGACAATGACATTGGAGAGTTTACAGGATTCACGCAAAGGAGCGGGTTCTGTGAATATCCTCTTTATCTGTTCAATGTAGATAAGCTTAGAGAACTGTGTCCGGATGGAATGGATAAGTATGAGGCAAATATCGGAATGACAAGAAAGCCAGAGACAAAGGATTTATCAAGATAG
- a CDS encoding electron transporter RnfA, with translation MRKEQIITANNNKMEEKGMKSRFIHFKKRFVPAVSGALMGVMLMSTTCFAAGTGTSAVTQPLENLKTLIIAVIGAVGVIILAKNVMEFAQAYQQQDSSTMNSALKGIVAGVMMAGISTVLTFLGF, from the coding sequence ATGAGAAAAGAACAGATTATTACAGCAAACAACAATAAGATGGAGGAGAAAGGCATGAAGAGCAGATTCATTCATTTTAAGAAGAGATTCGTTCCGGCAGTATCCGGAGCACTTATGGGAGTGATGCTTATGAGCACTACTTGTTTTGCAGCAGGTACAGGTACTTCCGCAGTAACACAGCCACTTGAGAACTTAAAGACACTTATCATTGCAGTCATTGGTGCTGTCGGTGTCATCATTCTTGCAAAGAATGTTATGGAGTTCGCACAAGCCTATCAGCAGCAGGATTCATCTACCATGAACTCCGCTCTGAAAGGAATTGTGGCAGGTGTCATGATGGCTGGTATTTCAACAGTTCTGACATTCTTAGGCTTCTAA
- a CDS encoding PrgI family protein → MVIEVNKDIDRYQESVAMGLTARQLIFSIASVVVGGGIVLLLYKYIGLTGSAYVAIPCVAPIALGGFYSFNGMNFYEYMGKKLHFMFGNRALTYVSTEGEPAIKQLEAEQNEQVKKKGRKAEPETATADSAVKKQEEFEAMKKKTRNMLLGLVAVIVAIAAGIAAYKAMH, encoded by the coding sequence ATGGTAATCGAAGTAAACAAGGATATTGACCGCTATCAGGAATCGGTTGCAATGGGACTTACTGCAAGGCAGCTTATATTTTCCATTGCAAGCGTAGTGGTTGGTGGCGGTATCGTTCTTCTTCTTTACAAGTATATCGGTCTTACGGGTTCTGCTTATGTGGCAATTCCCTGTGTGGCACCGATTGCACTTGGTGGTTTCTATTCCTTTAATGGGATGAATTTCTACGAGTATATGGGAAAGAAACTGCATTTTATGTTTGGAAACAGGGCACTTACCTATGTATCAACAGAGGGAGAGCCTGCAATAAAGCAGTTAGAAGCAGAACAGAATGAACAAGTAAAGAAGAAAGGCAGAAAGGCTGAACCGGAGACTGCAACAGCTGATTCGGCAGTAAAGAAGCAGGAGGAGTTTGAAGCGATGAAGAAAAAGACGAGAAACATGCTGCTTGGACTTGTCGCAGTCATTGTTGCGATAGCAGCTGGTATTGCAGCATATAAGGCAATGCATTAG